The following are encoded together in the Panthera leo isolate Ple1 chromosome B4, P.leo_Ple1_pat1.1, whole genome shotgun sequence genome:
- the LOC122224537 gene encoding cytochrome c oxidase assembly protein COX14 produces the protein MPTAKQLADIGYKTFSTSMMLLTVYGGYLCSARVYHYFQRRSSRRQAAEEQKTSGVL, from the coding sequence ATGCCAACTGCCAAGCAACTAGCTGACATTGGCTACAAGACCTTCTCTACCTCCATGATGCTCCTCACTGTGTACGGGGGCTACCTCTGCAGTGCCCGAGTCTACCACTATTTCCAGCGGCGCAGCTCCCGGCGCCAGGCTGCAGAAGAACAGAAGACCTCAGGAGTCCTGTAG
- the GPD1 gene encoding glycerol-3-phosphate dehydrogenase [NAD(+)], cytoplasmic yields the protein MAGKKVCIVGSGNWGSAIAKIVGGNAAQLSHFDPRVTMWVFEEDIGGKKLTEIINTQHENVKYLPGHKLPPNVVAVPDVVQAAAGADILIFVVPHQFIGKICDQLKGHLKANAIGVSLIKGVDEGPKGLKLISEVIGEHLGIPMSVLMGANIASEVADEKFCETTIGCKDQAQGELLKKLMQTPNFRITVVPEVDTVEICGALKNIVAVGAGFCDGLGFGDNTKAAVIRLGLMEMVAFAKLFCSGPVSSATFLESCGIGDLITTCYGGRNRKVAEAFVRTGKPIEQLEKEMLNGQKLQGPPTARELHSILQHKGMVDKFPLFMAVYKICYENHPVGEFICCLQNHPEHL from the exons ATGGCTGGCAAGAAAGTCTGCATTGTAGGCTCCGGCAACTG GGGCTCCGCTATCGCCAAGATTGTGGGTGGCAATGCGGCCCAGCTGTCACACTTTGACCCACGGGTGACCATGTGGGTGTTTGAGGAAGACATCGGGGGGAAAAAGCTGACAGAGATCATCAACACACAGCATGAGAATGTCAAATACCTGCCAGGGCACAAGTTGCCCCCCAACGTG GTGGCTGTCCCAGATGTGGTCCAGGCTGCAGCCGGTGCTGACATCCTGATCTTTGTGGTGCCCCATCAGTTCATCGGCAAGATTTGTGATCAACTCAAGGGCCACCTGAAGGCAAACGCCATTGGTGTATCTCTTATTAAG GGGGTAGACGAGGGCCCTAAAGGGCTGAAGCTCATCTCTGAAGTGATTGGGGAGCACCTTGGCATCCCCATGAGTGTGCTGATGGGGGCCAACATTGCCAGCGAGGTGGCTGATGAGAAGTTCTGTGAGACAACCATTG GCTGCAAGGACCAGGCCCAAGGAGAGCTTCTGAAAAAGCTGATGCAGACACCCAATTTCCGCATCACAGTGGTGCCAGAGGTGGATACAGTAGAGATTTGTGGGGCCTTAAAG AATATAGTGGCCGTGGGAGCTGGCTTCTGTGACGGGCTGGGCTTTGGTGACAACACCAAGGCAGCGGTGATCCGACTGGGGCTCATGGAGATGGTCGCCTTTGCCAAGCTCTTCTGCAGTGGCCCTGTGTCCTCTGCCACCTTCTTGGAGAGCTGTGGTATCGGTGACCTCATCACCACCTGCTACGGAGGGAGGAACCGAAAGGTGGCCGAGGCCTTCGTCCGCACAGGAAAG CCCATTGAGCAGCTGGAGAAAGAGATGCTGAATGGGCAGAAGCTGCAGGGGCCCCCGACAGCCCGGGAGCTACACAGCATCCTCCAACACAAGGGCATGGTGGACAA GTTTCCTCTATTCATGGCTGTGTACAAGATATGCTATGAGAACCATCCAGTGGGTGAATTCATCTGTTGCCTGCAGAATCATCCAGAACATTTGTGA